The Motacilla alba alba isolate MOTALB_02 chromosome 27, Motacilla_alba_V1.0_pri, whole genome shotgun sequence genome includes a window with the following:
- the LOC119712124 gene encoding gasdermin-A3-like — MFKTLTKFIVNQMDPSKELDPVESIADNEHFRPLCLLRKKRKSDRIFHRAPYYQQTGFTLNDVLLPGEDGKSIDSLHQDSSQFTLTKTSTDQVGGHASVPLGSAIASANLEGSASSSKGFSITLQKKSIRLQSLEEQRTEKQINMNHSLIQQLQTTNTKLYMVTEILEASEDTIYKASIMADGSFNIKCHATLGAQGTTESNQGIVIPKGCTLAFRTTPLHIRDGKWNLKHFANKEQSRRCRFIPLSGRIEIRPGLEEVETRCRIFSELSPDLLLIIFNTIKAVMRDKSLLQELSQKMEEVSEQNDGYDLETESPDLKDLFSALQHCPRDRLLPLAEGITYVLDALHELTEHQLLLLLESLERKIVSQQLNLVANILEYDKVKRKGTFLVDARLLLPHEEEQRLTIALVELSGVQLQEDGSIIPIDKPFEAMVALLVALYALNLLSGLQIHVALPRHPYLEMLEVLGQQKKI; from the exons ATGTTTAAAACACTCACCAAATTCATCGTGAATCAAATGGATCCGAGCAAAGAACTGGATCCTGTCGAGAGCATTGCAGACAATGAGCACTTCAGGCCCCTCTGTCTActgagaaaaaagagaaaatcagacCGCATATTCCACCGAGCTCCCTACTACCAGCAGACTGGATTCACACTGAAtgatgtgctgctgcctggagaagatGGGAAAAGCATAG ATTCCCTCCATCAAGATTCCAGCCAATTTACTCTCACAAAAACCAGTACTGACCAGGTTGGGGGGCATGCCAGTGTTCCTTTGGGCTCTGCAATTGCCAGTGCAAACCTGGAAGGAAGTGCCTCCTCATCCAAAGGGTTTTCCATTACGCTACAGAAGAAGAGCATACGGCTGCAATCACTGGAagaacagagaacagaaaa aCAAATCAACATGAATCACTCTCTCATCCAACAACTACAGACAACAAACACCAAGCTATACATGGTCACTGAAATCCTCGAAGCCTCAGAGGACACTATCTACAAGGCATCCATCATGGCAGATGGGAGCTTTAATATCAAATGTCACGCCACCCTTGGTGCACAG GGCACCACAGAAAGCAACCAAGGCATAGTGATACCCAAGGGCTGCACGCTGGCCTTCAGGACCACCCCGCTACACATCAGAGATGGAAAATGGA ATCTGAAGCATTTTGCAAATAAAGAACAATCGAGAAGGTGCAGATTTA TTCCCCTTTCAGGGAGAATAGAAATAAGACCGGGGCTGGAAGAAGTTGAAACCCGCTGTCGAATCTTCTCCGAGTTGTCTCCTGACCTGCTGCTCATCATCTTCAACACCATCAAAGCTGTGATGAGAGACAAGAGCCTCCTTCAAGAGCTCAGCCAGAAA ATGGAAGAAGTTTCTGAGCAAAATGATGGTTATGACCTGGAAACTGAGAGCCCAGACTTAAAAGACCTGTTCAGCGCCCTACAGCATTGCCCAAGAGATCGACTCCTTCCGCTGGCAGAGGGAATCACCTACGTCCTTGACGCTTTGCATG AGTTAACGgagcatcagctgctgctgctgctggaatccTTGGAAAGGAAGATTGTGTCCCAACAGCTGAACCTG GTTGCAAATATCCTGGAATATGACAAGGTTAAGAGGAAGGGGACTTTTCTTGTGGATGCCAGGCTGCTCTTGCCACACGAGGAGGAACAGAGGTTAACCATTGCCCTGGTGGAGCTGAGTGGAGTGCAGCTCCAGGAAGATGGATCAATTATCCCTATAGATAAACCCTTTGAGGCCATGGTAGCCCTGTTAGTGGCCCTGTATGCCCTCAACCTCCTGAGTGGCTTGCAGATACACGTGGCCCTGCCCAGGCATCCCTATCTTGAGATGCTGGAAGTCTTGGgccagcaaaagaaaatttaa